From a single Polynucleobacter asymbioticus QLW-P1DMWA-1 genomic region:
- the glnA gene encoding type I glutamate--ammonia ligase produces MTKTVADVMKLVKEKECTFVDFRFVDTKGKEQHTTVPISAFDEDKFESGHAFDGSSIAGWKGIEASDMLLRPDPTAAYIDPFYEEPTLVLTCDVIEPADGKGYDRDPRSIAKRAEAYLKSTGLGDAAYFGPEPEFFIFDGVRWGADMQGCFVKIDSEEAPWSSGAEIEGGNTGHRPGKKGGYFPVAPVDTFQDMRSEMCLILESLGIPVEVHHHEVAGQGQNELGTKFSTLVQRADWTIWQKYVIQNVAHAYGKTATFMPKPVVGDNGSGMHVHQSVWKNGENLFAGNGYAGLSEFALFYIGGIIKHAKALNAITNPGTNSYKRLVPGFEAPVKLAYSARNRSASIRIPHVPSPKGRRIETRFPDPLANPYLAFSALLMAGLDGVQNKIHPGDAADKNLYDLPPEEDAKIPTVCASLEEALDALKKDHEFLTRGGVFTESMIDAYINLKMEDVTRFRMTTHPIEFDMYYSL; encoded by the coding sequence ATGACGAAGACCGTCGCTGATGTGATGAAGTTGGTTAAAGAGAAAGAATGTACATTCGTTGATTTCCGCTTTGTAGATACAAAGGGTAAAGAACAGCACACGACAGTTCCTATCTCTGCTTTTGACGAAGATAAATTTGAGAGCGGTCATGCATTTGACGGTTCTTCTATTGCCGGCTGGAAAGGTATCGAAGCTTCTGACATGTTGTTGAGACCAGATCCAACAGCTGCTTACATTGATCCATTCTATGAAGAGCCAACCTTGGTTCTCACATGTGACGTTATCGAGCCAGCTGATGGCAAAGGTTACGATCGCGATCCACGTTCTATCGCTAAACGCGCTGAAGCGTATTTGAAGAGCACCGGTTTAGGTGATGCTGCTTACTTTGGTCCAGAGCCAGAATTCTTTATTTTTGACGGCGTTCGTTGGGGTGCCGACATGCAGGGTTGCTTCGTGAAGATTGATTCCGAAGAAGCTCCATGGTCATCTGGCGCAGAAATCGAAGGTGGTAATACTGGTCACCGTCCAGGTAAAAAAGGCGGTTACTTCCCAGTAGCACCAGTAGATACATTCCAAGATATGCGCTCTGAAATGTGTTTGATTCTCGAATCATTAGGAATTCCAGTCGAAGTGCATCACCATGAAGTTGCTGGTCAAGGCCAAAACGAATTGGGTACTAAGTTCAGCACATTGGTACAACGCGCTGACTGGACTATCTGGCAGAAGTATGTCATTCAAAACGTAGCGCATGCTTATGGCAAGACAGCAACATTTATGCCTAAGCCAGTGGTTGGCGATAACGGTTCTGGTATGCATGTTCACCAATCCGTTTGGAAGAATGGTGAGAACTTGTTTGCTGGTAATGGTTACGCAGGCTTGTCAGAATTCGCATTGTTCTATATTGGCGGCATCATTAAACACGCTAAGGCATTGAACGCGATTACTAACCCAGGCACAAACTCATACAAGCGTTTGGTTCCAGGCTTTGAGGCCCCAGTGAAATTGGCCTACTCTGCACGTAACCGTTCAGCTTCTATTCGTATTCCACACGTTCCAAGCCCTAAGGGCCGTCGTATTGAGACTCGCTTCCCTGATCCATTAGCTAACCCATACTTGGCATTCTCTGCCTTGTTGATGGCGGGTCTGGATGGCGTACAGAACAAGATTCATCCTGGCGACGCTGCTGACAAGAACTTGTATGACTTGCCACCAGAAGAAGATGCAAAGATCCCAACTGTTTGCGCGAGCTTGGAAGAGGCATTGGATGCATTGAAGAAAGATCACGAGTTCTTGACTCGCGGTGGAGTATTTACTGAATCTATGATTGATGCTTATATCAATTTGAAGATGGAAGATGTCACACGTTTCCGTATGACTACACATCCAATCGAATTTGATATGTACTACTCCCTGTAA
- a CDS encoding competence/damage-inducible protein A, with protein sequence MVDALKKVVIDEPASDAKAARRFGLIVIGDEILSGRRQDKHMATLIDLLNERGLSLAWAKYVADDPEQITATLKESFASGDVVFSTGGIGATPDDHTRQCAALALGTKTELHPSAQELIAGRIQSMAEGDPIKSDLNTPENQHRFKMGEFPIGSEIIPNPYNQIPGFRIKEHHFVPGFPVMAAPMMAWCLDTYYKDLFHQENKVEKSFIVPKGIESTLTPLMENIEANFPGVKVFSLPSVGDASKDGVYAQRHIELGIKGNANLLESAWIALRAGTQELGYEIHDIT encoded by the coding sequence ATGGTTGATGCATTGAAAAAAGTGGTAATTGATGAGCCGGCAAGTGATGCTAAAGCGGCTAGGCGTTTTGGTTTGATCGTGATTGGCGACGAAATCTTGTCGGGACGCCGTCAAGACAAGCACATGGCTACTTTGATTGATTTATTAAACGAAAGAGGCCTGAGCCTTGCATGGGCAAAATATGTTGCTGATGATCCAGAGCAAATTACTGCCACTCTCAAAGAGAGTTTTGCAAGTGGTGACGTGGTGTTTAGTACGGGCGGTATTGGTGCCACTCCAGATGATCACACGCGTCAGTGTGCGGCGCTTGCATTAGGAACTAAAACAGAATTGCATCCTTCTGCGCAAGAGTTGATTGCTGGCCGCATTCAATCGATGGCCGAAGGTGATCCGATTAAATCTGATCTGAATACTCCAGAGAATCAACATCGCTTCAAGATGGGGGAGTTTCCCATTGGTAGTGAAATTATTCCCAATCCCTATAACCAAATTCCGGGTTTTCGGATCAAAGAGCATCACTTTGTACCGGGCTTCCCAGTGATGGCAGCGCCGATGATGGCTTGGTGCTTAGACACCTATTACAAGGATTTATTCCATCAAGAAAATAAGGTGGAGAAGAGCTTTATTGTTCCCAAGGGCATTGAGTCCACCTTAACCCCGCTGATGGAGAATATTGAGGCCAATTTCCCTGGGGTAAAGGTGTTTAGCCTGCCCTCCGTAGGAGACGCCTCTAAGGACGGCGTTTACGCCCAAAGACACATTGAACTGGGTATTAAAGGCAATGCCAATTTGCTGGAAAGCGCCTGGATTGCCTTGCGAGCTGGCACTCAAGAGCTGGGTTATGAGATTCACGATATCACCTGA
- a CDS encoding EI24 domain-containing protein encodes MIGLQQVVKSFGLALVGTMHPRMLWLSLRPFLIVSILWGCLIWLTWTPALEMLSIFLTNSIFTSWIQDGLIWAGFENARAWIAPLFFVMLIIPLITISLLVFIAFTTVPAIVNIVARQAGYQGLEIKRGGGFWGSLVYTLWSALLCLVLVILTLPVWWLPPLVAVLPPLLWGWLTMRLMSYDVLAKHASSQERDLLLEKYRWPLLCMGIASGMLGAVPTFFWATSALALVLFPIVSFVALWIYSLIFVFAALWFSHFLLDALKTLRQQELDKALTVETRVIDLELPYHG; translated from the coding sequence ATGATCGGATTGCAACAGGTGGTGAAGTCTTTTGGGTTAGCGCTCGTAGGAACGATGCACCCCAGAATGCTCTGGCTCAGTTTGCGACCATTTTTGATCGTGTCAATTTTGTGGGGATGTCTGATTTGGTTGACGTGGACGCCCGCCTTAGAAATGCTGAGCATCTTTCTTACTAATTCCATCTTTACCAGTTGGATTCAAGACGGGTTGATTTGGGCTGGCTTTGAAAATGCGAGAGCATGGATTGCCCCTTTATTTTTTGTAATGCTGATCATTCCTTTGATCACCATTAGTCTCTTAGTTTTTATTGCTTTTACTACCGTGCCTGCAATCGTGAATATTGTTGCAAGACAGGCCGGGTATCAAGGCCTAGAAATTAAACGGGGTGGGGGCTTTTGGGGAAGTCTGGTTTACACACTTTGGTCTGCTTTGCTTTGTTTGGTCTTGGTGATATTGACGCTACCGGTTTGGTGGTTGCCACCCCTCGTAGCAGTATTGCCTCCGCTACTTTGGGGATGGTTAACCATGCGCCTCATGTCGTATGACGTGCTGGCGAAACATGCGAGCTCCCAAGAGCGAGATTTATTATTGGAAAAATACCGTTGGCCCTTATTGTGTATGGGTATAGCCTCAGGCATGCTGGGCGCAGTTCCTACCTTCTTTTGGGCTACTTCAGCGCTAGCATTGGTTTTGTTTCCGATTGTCAGCTTTGTGGCGTTGTGGATCTATTCCTTAATTTTTGTCTTTGCTGCCTTATGGTTTAGTCACTTCTTGCTCGATGCATTAAAAACATTGCGCCAACAAGAATTGGATAAAGCCTTAACAGTAGAAACTCGTGTAATTGATTTGGAGCTTCCGTACCATGGTTGA
- a CDS encoding sterol desaturase family protein — protein sequence MDFNAITSAISSAYGSAQEWIFAAIVGPILYQFDLMSWAEDAFDGIDWFLFGCVQIFLIMIVLRVWERIAPAETQERFSSSSKADLFYTFFHRLGIFHGLMFIALSGFFFELDSILHDFRFDRLNVESWWPGVTSIPVVSFVIYLILLDFVDYLYHRASHTFNWWWQLHTLHHSQTVMTAWSDNRNHVLDDIMRTTLMAFFALLFGVSPGQFIMLIALSQFIQSWQHANIKVHLGAARFVLISPMYHRLHHAVGYGHEAIGKPGVLGGCNFGILFPWWDMLFSTAIFPKEVYPTGVRNLTVSNNVITQQWQGLVRSVKELLPK from the coding sequence ATGGATTTCAACGCCATCACTTCAGCAATCTCTAGCGCTTATGGAAGTGCTCAGGAGTGGATTTTTGCCGCGATCGTAGGACCTATTCTTTATCAGTTTGATTTAATGTCATGGGCAGAAGATGCGTTCGACGGAATAGATTGGTTTTTATTTGGTTGCGTACAGATTTTCTTAATCATGATTGTTTTAAGGGTGTGGGAGCGCATTGCCCCTGCGGAAACTCAAGAACGGTTTTCCTCTTCTAGTAAGGCAGATCTTTTTTATACTTTTTTTCATCGCCTAGGAATATTTCATGGCTTGATGTTTATTGCACTTTCAGGATTCTTTTTTGAGCTAGATTCCATCCTGCATGACTTTCGCTTTGATCGTCTCAATGTAGAGTCATGGTGGCCTGGGGTGACCTCCATTCCTGTAGTGAGTTTTGTGATTTATCTCATCTTGCTCGATTTTGTTGATTATTTGTATCACCGCGCTTCACATACGTTTAATTGGTGGTGGCAGTTACATACCTTGCACCATAGTCAAACCGTTATGACTGCTTGGTCAGACAATCGCAATCACGTATTAGATGACATCATGCGCACGACCTTGATGGCTTTCTTCGCGCTATTGTTTGGAGTATCTCCCGGTCAATTCATCATGCTGATTGCATTAAGTCAATTTATTCAGAGCTGGCAGCATGCCAATATCAAGGTTCATCTTGGTGCCGCAAGATTTGTATTGATTTCACCGATGTATCACCGCCTGCACCATGCGGTAGGTTATGGACATGAAGCAATTGGTAAGCCAGGTGTTTTGGGTGGCTGTAACTTTGGGATTTTGTTTCCTTGGTGGGATATGCTTTTTAGCACTGCAATCTTTCCAAAAGAGGTTTACCCCACAGGCGTGCGAAACTTAACTGTGTCTAATAATGTGATTACTCAGCAGTGGCAAGGTTTGGTACGTTCCGTTAAAGAATTATTGCCCAAATAA
- a CDS encoding polysaccharide deacetylase family protein has translation MSHTVFIRIAAVLLLGFFSFGISAQTPACNKTVYLTFDTGNMSVAHKVAEILKRQNVKATFFLANEKTFRGDFALEDSWKPFWQELAHEGHHFGSHTYDHDYFVKDGPKGAVYEKPQFGPKAGETILYNEAMMCKQIRRVDQRFQEMTNQPLQRIWRAPGGKTSPTLIRIGDLCGYQHIGWAPAGFSGDELNSDRYPNDVLLAKTSRDLADGDITMAHLGIWSRKDPWAPAVLEQLIANLKGRGFCFGLLPKNPTNPSK, from the coding sequence ATGAGTCATACAGTTTTTATCCGTATTGCAGCCGTGCTTTTGCTCGGCTTTTTTTCCTTTGGAATTAGTGCTCAGACGCCTGCGTGCAATAAAACGGTTTACCTCACTTTTGACACCGGCAATATGTCAGTTGCACATAAAGTGGCGGAAATACTGAAGCGCCAAAATGTAAAAGCAACTTTTTTTCTCGCCAATGAAAAAACTTTTCGAGGTGACTTCGCCTTGGAAGACTCATGGAAGCCATTTTGGCAAGAGTTGGCTCATGAGGGTCATCACTTCGGTAGCCATACCTATGATCATGATTACTTTGTGAAAGATGGCCCTAAGGGTGCGGTGTATGAAAAGCCGCAGTTTGGTCCAAAGGCGGGGGAAACCATTCTCTACAACGAAGCGATGATGTGTAAGCAAATTCGTCGTGTAGATCAACGCTTTCAGGAAATGACAAATCAGCCCCTACAAAGAATCTGGCGTGCACCTGGTGGAAAAACCTCGCCTACATTAATTCGGATCGGCGATTTATGTGGTTACCAACATATTGGCTGGGCACCCGCTGGTTTTTCAGGTGATGAACTCAATTCTGATCGTTATCCGAACGACGTTTTATTAGCAAAGACCAGTCGAGATCTGGCTGATGGGGATATTACGATGGCTCACCTAGGTATTTGGTCTCGGAAGGACCCATGGGCCCCAGCTGTTTTGGAGCAGTTAATTGCTAATCTCAAGGGTCGCGGGTTTTGTTTTGGCTTACTGCCCAAAAATCCTACTAATCCATCAAAATAA
- a CDS encoding YVTN family beta-propeller repeat protein, with protein sequence MYTFNKIRGFRILATSAVFALLLANQNAFAQAGNPSSPSNPAAQPKLAVILNSGAASVSLIDMNTREVVKTIPVGKEPHHLMMTPDQKTLLIANAAGNDVVLMNPTTGELTGKIPNIIDPYQIGYSPNHKWFIANGNRLDRVDIYSADSANLKLVKTLKLPKTPSHIAFTSDSKIAFITLQDSSELAAIDLETQNVLWVIPTGKVPAGLWMTPGDQYLLVGITGEDNVQVFDWKNRKEVKRIYTGKGAHNFRPLGDKKHVFVSNRIGSTISLINMQTLEKVGDITGLPAGPDDMEITPDGKTMWVTFRFSKKVGVIDIPSMKLVAVIPVGKSPHGVFFTPRAGWE encoded by the coding sequence ATGTATACATTTAACAAGATTAGAGGATTTCGCATACTTGCGACTTCCGCTGTATTTGCTCTTCTGTTGGCGAATCAAAATGCTTTTGCACAGGCTGGCAACCCTAGTTCCCCTTCAAATCCTGCCGCACAACCAAAGTTAGCGGTAATTCTGAATTCGGGTGCAGCCTCTGTCAGTCTGATTGATATGAATACACGCGAAGTGGTTAAAACCATTCCCGTTGGTAAAGAGCCCCATCACTTGATGATGACGCCGGATCAAAAAACCCTATTGATTGCAAATGCTGCCGGTAACGATGTTGTTCTCATGAATCCTACTACTGGTGAGTTAACCGGCAAGATTCCAAACATCATTGACCCATACCAAATTGGCTATTCACCGAATCACAAGTGGTTTATTGCAAATGGTAATCGCTTGGATCGTGTAGATATTTATTCTGCTGATAGCGCTAATCTGAAATTAGTTAAAACTCTTAAGTTACCTAAAACACCAAGTCACATTGCCTTTACATCGGATAGCAAAATTGCTTTTATTACCTTGCAAGATTCTAGTGAGTTGGCAGCAATTGATCTAGAAACACAAAATGTCTTGTGGGTAATACCCACTGGAAAAGTGCCCGCTGGTTTGTGGATGACTCCTGGCGATCAATATTTATTGGTTGGCATTACTGGCGAAGATAATGTACAAGTATTTGACTGGAAAAATCGCAAGGAAGTAAAGCGAATCTATACAGGTAAGGGCGCGCATAACTTCCGTCCACTTGGGGATAAGAAGCATGTATTTGTGAGTAACCGTATTGGTTCTACGATTAGCTTGATTAATATGCAAACCCTAGAAAAGGTGGGAGATATTACTGGCTTGCCAGCCGGCCCGGATGACATGGAGATCACGCCAGACGGCAAGACCATGTGGGTCACTTTCCGTTTCTCGAAAAAGGTTGGCGTAATTGATATCCCATCAATGAAGTTGGTGGCCGTTATTCCGGTTGGTAAATCACCGCATGGTGTGTTCTTCACTCCAAGAGCAGGATGGGAGTAA
- the hrpA gene encoding ATP-dependent RNA helicase HrpA, translated as MQEPINQQKPKVISQPVPASNTRRKLEIRFPEELPVSGQRQIIKDALQSHQVVIVCGETGSGKTTQLPKICLDLGRGTINGGKLIGHTQPRRIAATATAKRIAQELGSPIGQDVGYQVRFADKTSHSASIKLMTDGILLAETQRDPQLRAYDTLIIDEAHERSLNIDFLLGYLRQLLPKRPDLKLIITSATIDAQRFAEHFAINGKVAPVIEVSGRLFPVEQRYSPLEPDAKPDGKKASKAAKEISDAVTEEIASLWREGAAGSGDVLVFLPGEREIRDCAEALRKDHVLQQRFHPEILSLFARQSVAEQERVFSPGNGRRIILTTNVAETSLTVPNIRYVIDSGLARVKRYSYRNKVEQLQIESISQAAANQRAGRCGRVSDGICVRLYSELDYQSRSQFTDPEILRSSLASVLLRMSSLRLPKIQHFPFIDKPLGRAIADGVQLLDELGAIEFDESEPADGKDINNSFKLTAIGKQLADLPLDPCIGRMLLAAKEQNALKEVTIIASALATQDPRDRPMDQATAADQAHLQFADERSEFLSFVKLWNWYQDALQHKHSNRQLETLCKSKFLSPRRLREWRDIHGQLHTMLGEKGWKENGLAATYEQVHLSLLTGLLGYVAKKEEDEKSQDRNSKTGGYVGARGIRPFIWPGSTIGKKAGAWILAGELQETNRMYARTIAKIEPQWVERVAAHRLIKSLSDPFWDNRQGEVMAFERGTLYGLPIYHGRRVRYEPHNPDETRELFIRQALVQEEMFGRMDTPALQRETETDAKKKYPNLFNFFWHNRRLIKEIEALEHRSRRPDVLVDDDLLFAFYDSRIPKEVRSRESLKAWFSKDPELDSQLRLEKADLMRHEAAGITVDRYPKNMLVGGAQLSLTYHFEPGSPKDGVTLVVPLTQLNQVDGRRCEWLVPGMCEEKVHLLLKSLPQKLRRHCVPLPDYAKSFLERKLEEKQFGVGDFLDSLISDIRKERGLEIKRTDFRPESLPLHSSMNFRLIDEHGRQLEVERNLSRLRSEYGETARSAFQAIAQETAQVELGVEPTQKAGSNSSNEANARKVEQGGYRAWEFGELPETLEIQKGNKTLFGYPALVDRIDYCDLEVFDDLLEARKQHALGLRRLFALSNKDTLKALQKQLPGIRELGLLFINVGSVEGLIDHILNLALERAFMGESLPVNAEQFTERLQAGKPRLALIAQEISRHALNALQAHADLQKKIASAKAASPSAYADIQAQMQGLIFPKFVADIPYAQLVHVPRYLKAIAMRIDKLRSNPSRDAQCQKDWESVARPWQKLMQGNKGAASYAMTEDQALTDFRWQLEELRVALYAQELKTPTPMSLKRLEKVLASLR; from the coding sequence GTGCAAGAGCCTATAAACCAACAAAAACCCAAAGTTATCTCACAGCCTGTGCCTGCCTCCAACACCCGGCGCAAGCTAGAAATCCGCTTTCCGGAAGAATTACCTGTCTCAGGTCAGCGTCAGATCATCAAGGATGCCCTGCAGAGCCACCAGGTAGTGATCGTATGCGGTGAGACGGGTTCAGGTAAGACCACCCAGCTTCCAAAGATCTGCCTAGATCTGGGTCGTGGGACGATCAATGGCGGCAAGCTAATCGGCCACACACAGCCTCGCCGAATTGCAGCCACTGCCACAGCAAAGAGAATTGCTCAAGAGCTAGGCTCTCCTATTGGTCAGGATGTGGGCTACCAAGTACGCTTTGCTGACAAGACTAGTCATAGCGCTTCAATCAAGTTGATGACTGATGGCATCTTGCTGGCTGAAACTCAGCGCGATCCTCAACTACGTGCCTATGACACACTCATTATTGATGAGGCTCATGAACGTAGTCTCAATATTGATTTCTTATTAGGTTATTTGCGCCAGCTGCTGCCCAAGAGGCCAGATCTTAAGCTGATCATCACCTCAGCAACCATTGATGCCCAGAGATTTGCAGAGCACTTCGCCATAAATGGCAAAGTCGCACCAGTCATTGAAGTGAGCGGCCGTTTGTTCCCAGTAGAGCAGCGTTACTCACCCTTGGAACCAGACGCTAAACCTGATGGTAAAAAGGCATCCAAGGCTGCCAAGGAAATTTCGGATGCGGTGACAGAAGAGATTGCGAGCTTATGGCGTGAAGGTGCCGCTGGTTCAGGAGATGTGCTGGTTTTTTTACCGGGCGAACGTGAGATCCGAGATTGCGCGGAAGCTTTGCGCAAGGACCACGTGTTGCAGCAACGCTTTCACCCAGAGATTTTGAGTTTGTTTGCCCGTCAATCGGTTGCGGAGCAAGAAAGAGTATTCAGCCCAGGAAATGGACGCCGCATCATTTTGACGACCAACGTTGCCGAGACCTCTTTAACCGTTCCTAATATTCGTTATGTCATTGACAGTGGCTTGGCACGGGTAAAGCGCTACTCCTATCGCAATAAGGTAGAGCAACTCCAGATTGAGTCCATCTCTCAAGCGGCGGCCAATCAAAGGGCAGGCCGCTGCGGTCGTGTCTCGGATGGTATCTGCGTACGTCTCTATAGTGAGCTGGATTATCAAAGCCGCTCTCAATTTACCGACCCTGAAATTCTGAGAAGCTCTTTGGCTTCAGTGCTTCTACGTATGAGTTCATTGCGTTTGCCTAAGATTCAACACTTTCCTTTTATTGATAAACCTTTAGGAAGAGCGATTGCCGATGGTGTGCAACTTCTAGATGAGTTGGGCGCCATTGAATTTGACGAATCTGAGCCGGCAGATGGAAAAGATATTAACAATAGCTTTAAGCTCACCGCCATTGGTAAGCAATTAGCAGATTTACCGCTTGACCCCTGTATTGGCAGAATGCTTTTAGCGGCAAAAGAACAGAACGCCTTAAAAGAAGTGACCATTATTGCTTCTGCATTAGCTACGCAAGACCCTCGCGATCGCCCCATGGATCAAGCTACGGCGGCAGATCAAGCTCATTTGCAGTTTGCGGATGAACGCTCAGAGTTTTTGAGTTTCGTTAAGCTGTGGAATTGGTATCAAGATGCTTTGCAACATAAGCATAGCAATCGTCAGCTAGAGACTCTCTGTAAAAGTAAATTTCTGTCACCGCGCCGTCTGCGTGAGTGGCGTGATATTCATGGTCAGTTGCACACGATGTTAGGCGAGAAGGGCTGGAAAGAGAACGGCTTAGCTGCAACTTATGAGCAGGTACATCTATCCCTGCTAACGGGTTTGCTTGGTTATGTTGCCAAAAAAGAAGAGGATGAAAAATCCCAAGACCGCAATAGCAAAACCGGCGGGTATGTTGGCGCACGTGGGATTCGCCCCTTTATTTGGCCGGGATCAACGATAGGTAAAAAGGCAGGCGCCTGGATTCTGGCTGGTGAGCTACAAGAAACCAATCGCATGTATGCACGCACGATTGCCAAAATAGAACCCCAATGGGTGGAACGAGTTGCTGCACATCGCCTGATCAAATCCCTCAGTGATCCATTTTGGGACAACCGCCAAGGTGAGGTCATGGCCTTTGAGAGGGGCACTTTATATGGCTTACCCATCTACCATGGTCGCCGAGTCCGTTATGAGCCCCATAACCCCGATGAAACGAGAGAATTATTTATTCGCCAGGCTTTAGTGCAAGAAGAGATGTTTGGGCGCATGGATACTCCAGCACTTCAGCGAGAGACCGAAACAGATGCCAAGAAAAAGTATCCCAATCTCTTTAACTTCTTTTGGCATAACCGTCGACTTATTAAAGAAATTGAAGCGCTAGAGCATCGCTCGCGTCGCCCTGATGTATTGGTAGATGACGATCTACTCTTTGCCTTTTACGACTCCAGAATTCCAAAAGAGGTGCGTAGTCGTGAAAGTCTCAAAGCATGGTTTAGTAAAGACCCTGAATTAGATAGTCAGCTCCGCTTAGAAAAAGCCGATTTGATGCGACATGAAGCGGCTGGTATCACAGTAGATCGTTATCCTAAAAATATGTTGGTAGGTGGTGCACAGCTCAGTCTGACTTATCACTTTGAGCCCGGCAGCCCTAAGGATGGTGTGACGCTAGTCGTTCCTTTGACCCAACTAAATCAGGTGGATGGCCGCCGTTGTGAATGGTTAGTGCCTGGCATGTGTGAGGAAAAGGTTCATCTATTGCTTAAATCATTGCCCCAGAAGTTACGACGTCACTGTGTGCCGCTACCCGATTATGCAAAATCTTTTCTTGAGCGAAAACTAGAAGAGAAGCAATTTGGAGTAGGCGACTTTCTAGATAGCCTCATTAGTGACATCCGCAAAGAGCGCGGGCTCGAAATTAAACGTACAGACTTTAGGCCTGAATCTTTGCCGCTGCACTCATCAATGAACTTTCGCCTCATTGACGAACATGGCCGTCAGTTGGAGGTAGAGCGTAACTTATCTCGCTTGCGTTCCGAGTATGGTGAGACGGCCCGTAGCGCCTTCCAGGCAATAGCCCAAGAGACTGCGCAAGTAGAGTTAGGTGTTGAGCCTACCCAGAAGGCTGGCAGTAACAGCTCTAACGAGGCTAATGCCCGCAAGGTAGAGCAGGGCGGCTATCGCGCATGGGAATTTGGTGAGCTACCTGAAACTTTAGAGATTCAAAAAGGCAACAAAACTTTATTTGGCTATCCCGCTTTAGTGGACCGTATCGATTATTGTGATCTAGAGGTATTTGATGATCTGCTGGAGGCTCGTAAACAGCATGCTTTAGGATTGCGTCGCTTGTTTGCGTTGAGTAATAAAGATACGCTCAAGGCATTACAAAAACAGTTGCCCGGCATTCGAGAATTGGGATTGCTTTTTATTAATGTCGGTTCAGTAGAAGGTTTAATAGATCACATTCTCAATCTTGCACTCGAGCGTGCGTTCATGGGTGAATCCCTTCCAGTAAACGCCGAACAATTTACAGAGCGATTGCAAGCAGGTAAACCTAGGTTAGCGCTGATTGCCCAAGAGATTTCTCGTCATGCTTTAAATGCATTGCAGGCCCATGCAGATCTTCAGAAAAAGATAGCCAGTGCAAAAGCCGCCTCACCAAGTGCTTATGCTGATATTCAAGCGCAGATGCAGGGATTAATCTTTCCGAAGTTTGTGGCTGATATACCTTATGCCCAATTGGTTCATGTGCCACGGTATTTAAAAGCGATTGCGATGCGAATTGATAAATTACGCTCTAACCCGAGTCGCGATGCTCAGTGCCAGAAAGACTGGGAATCCGTTGCACGTCCATGGCAAAAGCTCATGCAAGGAAATAAAGGGGCTGCTTCGTATGCAATGACTGAAGACCAGGCCTTAACTGATTTTCGATGGCAGCTAGAAGAGTTACGGGTAGCTTTATATGCTCAGGAGCTTAAAACACCAACCCCTATGTCCTTAAAGCGTCTCGAAAAGGTTTTAGCCAGCTTGCGCTAG